One window of the Epinephelus moara isolate mb chromosome 24, YSFRI_EMoa_1.0, whole genome shotgun sequence genome contains the following:
- the LOC126385462 gene encoding putative nuclease HARBI1, whose translation MPVLRLYLDGEADPKPDYHLTRASLEHLMAVTSSQQDHGWGHYLEVLVFVFWLASATSYRVVSRSFDIPRTAVHDMVHKVSKKLLKIKNQVNCFPSAAELEDIGNRFARLAGSPAFSKVVGSINGCHIRVKLPSVDSQCYTNRKLFPSIQLQAVCDHQGKYMAIFTGYPGSVHDSRVLKNSPIYTRQLYPPQGFYIFGDSGYPCLSAPITLITPYKEPVLLATARWFNHHHTKARSIIECSFGSMKTRWRAIFLKALEVKPTFSPDVIACRTILHNICLSNGDIMEPAEKVLRPDDNVDEPHHHLDQQSGEHIRECLAAAVSAPDGPVAALEDHDNY comes from the coding sequence ATGCCAGTCCTTCGCCTTTACTTGGACGGGGAGGCAGACCCAAAGCCAGACTACCATCTGACCAGGGCTTCTCTGGAGCACCTGATGGCAGTCACCAGTAGCCAGCAGGACCATGGATGGGGCCACTATCTTGAGGTGCtagtatttgtgttttggcttgCCAGTGCCACCTCTTACCGTGTTGTGTCACGGAGCTTTGACATACCCCGTACAGCAGTCCACGATATGGTCCACAAAGTCTCCAAAAAGCTGCTCAAGATTAAAAATCAGGTAAATTGTTTCCCATCTGCCGCTGAGCTGGAGGACATAGGAAACAGATTTGCTCGTCTTGCAGGGTCCCCTGCGTTCTCCAAGGTAGTGGGCAGTATCAATGGTTGCCACATTAGAGTAAAACTCCCGTCTGTCGATTCTCAGTGTTACACCAATCGGAAACTGTTTCCATCAATCCAATTACAGGCAGTCTGTGACCATCAGGGCAAGTACATGGCCATTTTCACCGGCTACCCAGGATCTGTCCATGACTCAAGGGTATTGAAAAACAGCCCAATATACACCAGGCAGCTGTATCCACCCCAAGGTTTTTATATCTTTGGGGACAGTGGGTACCCTTGTCTCTCTGCCCCCATCACCCTTATCACTCCCTACAAGGAGCCAGTCCTCCTGGCAACAGCCCGATGGTTCAACCATCACCACACCAAGGCAAGGTCCATCATCGAGTGCTCGTTTGGCAGCATGAAAACTCGCTGGAGAGCGATTTTCTTGAAGGCACTGGAGGTAAAACCAACCTTCTCACCAGATGTCATCGCCTGTCGCACCATACTCCACAACATTTGCCTGTCAAACGGTGACATTATGGAGCCAGCAGAGAAGGTCCTCAGGCCTGATGATAATGTGGATGAGCCACATCACCACCTGGATCAGCAAAGTGGGGAGCACATCAGGGAATGCTTGGCAGCAGCTGTCTCTGCTCCTGATGGTCCAGTGGCAGCTCTGGAGGACCACGATAACTACTGA